A stretch of the Hydra vulgaris chromosome 09, alternate assembly HydraT2T_AEP genome encodes the following:
- the LOC136084726 gene encoding uncharacterized protein LOC136084726: MIKELTIQNSDDADSIYDLEITVKDVFNYIKHLMRDSQQKKAKIEAFKQLNDETAFWLKDFCQKILPVRYREGQREYFGKKGMSLHVDIFFIKIAGKLFKRVYFTSMYRCDQGIGDVVSLATTVLDQFRIDQPHIKKMFTKSDNAGCYQGNLSAEAIYNVCKERDIKLLRYDYNEPCCGKDQCDRESAVVKTILRSYVDSGNNLLTAEDIHKAMHYSFGAKDAKVAVAQISNDKTVVTGPKIKNISNYHSFEFGEKSMKMWRFFNIGEGIEQEYGNLKIQASIKLLLPYSKTDNSIKRNKSLKEKQKRSDRQLYSLRFCTEMNCTLSFESDAELEEHMLSSLHTVPKSLTSLDKVRNSFVHKMKITSQLNMSISSSSNSASVKDKPHCMNIFLLQGWALPVRSSFRFSNQQKELLYKYFIRGEESGNKMSPEQVHMQLRRELPTDQYVTSQQIRSLFSRFSNLKRKGKLVEPTTENNENSQINDNKEVYGENDDFNLAGDNEDDNKYEKTSPILQKKFVLYGK, from the exons ATGATCAAAGAACTAACAATTCAAAATTCTGACGATGCTGATTCTatttatgatttggaaattACTGTAAAGGATGTATTCAACTACATAAAACACCTGATGAGAGATTCTCAACAGAAAAAGGCAAAAATCGAAGCTTTTAAGCAATTAAACGATGAAACTGCTTTCTGGcttaaagatttttgtcaaaaaattcttCCGGTTCGATACAGAGAGGGCCAAAGAGAGTATTTTGGCAAGAAAGGAATGAGTTTACATGTGGATATATTCTTCATAAAAATAGCAGGAAAGTTATTCAAACGTGTTTACTTTACTTCAATGTATAGGTGTGATCAGGGAATAGGTGATGTTGTTTCGTTAGCCACTACAGTTTTAGACCAATTCAGAATTGATCAACCGCATATCAagaaaatgtttaccaaatctgATAATGCCGGCTGCTATCAGGGAAATCTTTCAGCTGAAGCAATCTACAATGTATGCAAAGAGAGAGATATAAAGTTGCTGAGATATGATTATAATGAACCCTGTTGTGGAAAAGATCAATGTGACAGGGAGAGTGCAGTTGTAAAGACAATTTTAAGGAGTTACGTTGACTCTGGTAATAATCTTTTGACTGCTGAAGATATACACAAGGCTATGCATTATAGTTTTGGCGCAAAAGATGCAAAAGTAGCAGTTGCTCAAATTAGCAATGATAAAACTGTAGTTACTGGACCAAAGATTAAAAACATTAGCAACTATCACTCATTTGAGTTTGGTGAGAAAAGTATGAAGATGTGGCGTTTTTTCAATATCGGTGAGGGAATTGAACAAGAGTATGGAAATCTTAAAATTCAAGCCTCGATTAAGTTGTTGTTGCCATATAGCAAAACAGATAATTCAATTAAGCGTAACAAGTCACTTAaggaaaaacagaaaagaagtGACAGGCAATTATATTCATTAAGATTTTGCACTGAAATGAATTGTACTTTATCATTTGAAAGCGATGCTGAGTTAGAAGAACACATGCTATCCAGTCTTCATACAGTTCCGAAATCATTAACATCATTGGATAAAGTTCGCAACTCGTTTGTTCATAAGATGAAAATTACTTCACAACTAAATATGTCAATTTCTTCATCCTCTAACAGTGCTTCCGTAAAAGACAAACCACATTGCATGAACATTTTTCTATTGCAAGGTTGGGCATTACCAGTTCGaagttcttttagattttcaaatcaGCAGAAAGAACTgttgtataaatactttattcgtGGAGAAGAATCAGGTAATAAAATGAGCCCTGAGCAGGTTCACATGCAGCTGAGGAGAGAACTTCCGACTGATCAATATGTAACTAGCCAACAAAtaagatctttattttcaaG ATTTAGTAACCTGAAAAGAAAAGGTAAGCTGGTAGAACCGACaacagaaaataatgaaaatagtcAGATTAACGATAACAAAGAAGTTTATGGCgaaaatgatgactttaatCTGGCAGGAgacaatgaagatgataataaatatgagAAGACATCGCCAATCTTGCAAAAGAAATTTGTCTTGTATGGAAAGTGA